In Neokomagataea tanensis, one genomic interval encodes:
- a CDS encoding FAD/NAD(P)-binding protein: MIPVVIIGGGATGSIVALHLRSLLPDVEQVVVVEPKAELGRGLAYSTDGEEHRINVPAHKMSARSAEPLDFANWLTTHIGAAPTPNSDRYPPRLLFGKYIGGLVSPLLERGELLHLKARVTHLDGEGPFTLVMDNGATLRASKVVIATSHPPPALPRGLSAGPAVVINPWAAGAFDRIGNSDRVAIIGTGLTMADVVAQLTKRGHQGKIVAFSRRGLRSRSHANKAEETSIRFKSDTALSLLQEIRRTILGKARWQDVIDAVRKQGAEIWARLPLAEKRRLIRHLRPFWDVHRFRVAPQIDSLLDVRIANKTLEITAARLVKVTEHLRLQLQTRRQDTRFLEVDWIVNATGPDHAGLVRETGFLKDLAQRGIVAPDPTSLGLHTSRQYRAVGQEHLFIAGPLARGTFGELMGFPEITQHAEACAQAIAQTLVQGRVGP, from the coding sequence ATGATCCCGGTCGTCATCATCGGCGGAGGAGCTACGGGCTCCATCGTGGCACTACACTTACGTTCGCTTTTGCCTGACGTGGAACAAGTCGTAGTGGTTGAGCCAAAAGCAGAGCTGGGAAGAGGTCTAGCTTACAGTACGGATGGGGAAGAGCACCGCATCAACGTACCGGCGCATAAGATGAGTGCCCGCTCTGCGGAACCGCTAGATTTCGCAAACTGGCTTACTACTCATATTGGCGCCGCACCTACGCCCAATAGCGACCGCTATCCGCCCCGCTTGTTATTTGGGAAATATATTGGTGGCCTCGTGTCGCCATTGCTTGAAAGAGGAGAGCTATTGCATCTTAAGGCACGTGTTACGCACCTTGATGGAGAAGGGCCGTTCACACTTGTTATGGATAATGGGGCAACCTTGCGCGCAAGCAAAGTTGTTATAGCTACATCGCACCCTCCACCTGCTTTGCCACGTGGCCTCTCCGCTGGGCCTGCTGTCGTTATTAATCCATGGGCCGCCGGTGCCTTTGATCGTATCGGAAATAGTGATCGGGTCGCGATTATAGGGACTGGATTGACCATGGCCGATGTGGTCGCACAACTCACAAAACGTGGGCATCAGGGAAAAATAGTTGCATTCTCGCGCAGAGGTCTTCGGTCTCGCAGTCATGCGAATAAAGCAGAAGAAACATCAATAAGATTTAAATCTGATACTGCGCTATCGCTCCTGCAAGAGATTAGACGTACCATCCTTGGTAAAGCACGATGGCAGGATGTAATAGACGCAGTTCGCAAGCAGGGTGCAGAAATCTGGGCGCGTCTCCCACTAGCGGAAAAAAGGCGCCTCATTCGGCATTTGCGACCATTTTGGGATGTTCATCGCTTTAGGGTCGCCCCGCAAATTGACAGCCTTTTAGACGTTAGAATTGCTAATAAAACGCTTGAGATTACAGCTGCGAGGCTAGTGAAAGTAACAGAACACCTGAGGTTACAATTACAGACGAGGCGTCAAGATACACGATTCCTTGAGGTAGATTGGATTGTAAACGCAACCGGCCCTGATCACGCTGGGCTAGTACGAGAGACAGGTTTCTTAAAAGACCTCGCACAACGCGGGATTGTCGCGCCAGACCCTACGTCGCTGGGCCTACACACCAGTCGTCAGTACCGTGCTGTGGGCCAAGAGCACCTCTTTATTGCAGGTCCACTTGCGCGTGGCACTTTTGGCGAATTGATGGGTTTCCCAGAGATAACACAGCATGCTGAAGCATGCGCGCAAGCAATAGCGCAAACATTAGTGCAGGGCAGGGTGGGGCCATGA
- a CDS encoding LLM class flavin-dependent oxidoreductase, with the protein MSEILLNAFDMTCVSHQASGLWRHPNDQAYRYKTISYWTELAQILEKGLFDGLFIADVLGTYDVYGGSPDAALRNAAQVPVNDPAVTIAAMAAVTKHLGFGLTAALSYEHPYPFARRMSTLDHLTQGRIGWNIVTGYLDSAARGNGHIRQESHDTRYDIAHDYLDVVTNLWNNSWDDGAVLHDKERGVYTDPSKVHRITHNGPYFSVDAIHLCEPSPQRTPVLYQAGTSRKGRAFAGKYAECVFLAGPSVIVAKNGVETIRSEVSAQGRKAESVRIFSLVTVVTGANDAEAHAKYDEYRSYVSLEGALTLMSGWTGVDFSTYSPDEPVKHIRNDAIHSAIDALTVTDPDRVWTVRELAEHSAIGGLGVTFIGGPETIADKMEKWIDQTGVDGFNLAYAVTPGSFEDFIKYVIPELQRRGRYKTKYREGTLREKLFSPIVKNK; encoded by the coding sequence ATGTCAGAAATCTTGCTTAATGCATTCGATATGACTTGTGTTTCGCATCAGGCCAGCGGGTTGTGGCGTCACCCTAATGATCAAGCATATCGGTACAAGACAATTTCGTATTGGACCGAACTTGCACAAATCCTTGAAAAAGGGCTTTTTGATGGTCTCTTTATCGCAGATGTCTTGGGGACGTATGACGTTTATGGAGGAAGCCCCGATGCAGCATTGCGCAATGCTGCGCAGGTACCTGTAAATGATCCGGCGGTCACAATTGCGGCTATGGCAGCTGTAACAAAGCATCTTGGCTTTGGTCTCACGGCGGCATTATCTTACGAACACCCTTACCCTTTTGCGCGGCGAATGAGCACTTTGGATCATTTGACGCAGGGTAGGATCGGTTGGAATATTGTTACTGGTTATCTGGATAGTGCGGCTCGTGGCAATGGGCACATTCGCCAAGAGAGCCACGATACTCGGTACGATATTGCCCATGATTATTTGGATGTCGTAACAAATCTTTGGAATAATAGTTGGGACGACGGTGCTGTGCTCCATGATAAGGAGCGCGGTGTTTATACTGACCCTTCTAAAGTCCACCGTATTACTCACAATGGTCCGTATTTTTCAGTTGATGCTATTCATCTGTGCGAACCTTCACCCCAGCGCACACCGGTGTTGTATCAGGCAGGTACCTCCCGCAAGGGGCGAGCGTTTGCAGGTAAATACGCCGAATGTGTTTTTTTGGCAGGGCCCTCCGTTATTGTGGCAAAAAACGGCGTGGAAACAATCCGTTCTGAAGTGTCTGCGCAGGGTAGAAAGGCTGAATCAGTGCGAATTTTTTCGCTCGTTACGGTCGTTACAGGTGCGAATGATGCAGAAGCACATGCTAAATACGATGAATATCGTAGCTATGTTAGCTTAGAGGGAGCGTTAACTCTTATGTCTGGTTGGACTGGAGTTGATTTCTCTACTTACAGCCCCGATGAACCTGTAAAGCATATTCGCAACGATGCCATTCATTCAGCTATTGATGCGCTAACTGTTACAGATCCTGATCGTGTATGGACTGTTCGTGAACTCGCTGAGCATTCAGCTATTGGCGGCTTAGGGGTTACATTTATTGGTGGCCCAGAAACAATTGCCGATAAAATGGAAAAGTGGATTGATCAAACTGGAGTGGATGGGTTTAATCTCGCATATGCCGTGACACCCGGTAGTTTTGAAGATTTTATAAAGTATGTAATTCCGGAGCTTCAACGACGCGGTCGGTATAAAACTAAATACAGAGAAGGAACTTTAAGAGAAAAATTATTTTCACCTATAGTGAAAAATAAATAA
- a CDS encoding MFS transporter, which yields MNQTSVQAFQGFGAKTIIRSADDIAAVVNHGPARGGHAHIVVALALGGVFLDAYDLTTLSYGIGDVRAHFHLDAATTGLVAAALNAGTIIGSLVGGWLTDRIGRYAVFMADMACFVVAALVAGAAPNVYVLIAARLAMGFGVGMDLPVAMAFLAEFSKLSGKGSKAARAAAWCPVWYAASSACFLLVFGMSAVVPASHSDWLWRGSLAFGAVPALLIILVRSKYMSESPLWLARQGELARAAEILRRSHGIDPVLEVDVTKRVSVKPRAAPLPLFRGPLLRRTALINIMTLTSAFAYSAIAFEGPGLLQTLLRLDRVEVLVATIVLNLVFAFTGGLIGVRLARSVSSRLLAISGYAVQIVSLAALALVGHPHGNIGIIIMLAGFAGFLFAQGFGPGCQLMVYPTLSYPTELRGSGIGLARLVSGIGGTVSLVFLPKLYAVFGSNLFWFVVCATSLPFFAHLLVRWEVLGYDPDLDPALRPQALCKKRT from the coding sequence ATGAATCAGACTAGTGTCCAAGCATTCCAAGGTTTTGGTGCCAAAACTATTATTAGAAGCGCCGATGATATTGCTGCTGTCGTTAATCATGGGCCTGCGCGAGGAGGGCACGCACATATTGTTGTTGCACTCGCGCTGGGCGGTGTATTTCTTGATGCTTACGATTTAACGACATTGTCTTATGGTATTGGCGATGTACGTGCTCATTTTCATCTTGATGCAGCAACGACAGGGCTGGTCGCAGCAGCTTTAAATGCCGGTACCATTATTGGGAGCCTCGTTGGCGGCTGGCTGACAGACCGCATAGGGCGTTACGCGGTTTTTATGGCCGATATGGCATGTTTTGTGGTTGCTGCCTTGGTCGCAGGTGCTGCGCCAAACGTATATGTTCTCATAGCAGCACGTTTAGCTATGGGTTTTGGCGTCGGGATGGATTTGCCCGTTGCTATGGCTTTTTTGGCAGAATTTTCAAAGCTGTCTGGTAAGGGAAGTAAAGCGGCGCGAGCGGCTGCATGGTGCCCTGTTTGGTATGCTGCATCATCAGCGTGCTTTTTGCTGGTTTTTGGTATGAGTGCCGTTGTGCCTGCCAGTCACTCTGATTGGCTTTGGCGAGGATCGCTCGCATTTGGTGCTGTTCCTGCGCTTTTGATTATTCTGGTTCGCAGCAAGTATATGAGTGAATCGCCCCTTTGGCTTGCCAGGCAAGGTGAGCTTGCGCGAGCCGCCGAAATATTGCGACGCTCTCATGGGATCGACCCAGTACTCGAAGTTGATGTTACCAAGCGCGTTTCGGTCAAACCTCGAGCTGCTCCGCTGCCCCTGTTCCGCGGCCCGCTGTTGCGGAGGACAGCCCTTATTAACATTATGACTCTCACAAGCGCGTTTGCATACTCGGCCATCGCATTCGAAGGGCCTGGATTGTTGCAAACGCTCCTGCGTCTCGATCGTGTGGAGGTGCTTGTTGCTACAATCGTACTAAATCTCGTTTTCGCTTTCACGGGTGGTCTTATTGGGGTGAGGCTTGCGCGCTCTGTTTCATCGAGACTTTTAGCTATCTCGGGCTACGCAGTACAGATTGTTTCTCTTGCGGCATTGGCCTTAGTTGGCCATCCGCACGGAAATATCGGCATAATCATCATGTTGGCTGGTTTCGCAGGTTTCTTGTTTGCGCAAGGCTTTGGTCCTGGCTGCCAACTCATGGTGTATCCAACATTAAGTTACCCAACGGAGTTGCGAGGTTCTGGGATAGGTTTGGCGAGATTAGTCTCTGGTATAGGTGGAACCGTGTCTCTGGTGTTTCTCCCAAAACTTTATGCTGTTTTTGGAAGCAATTTGTTCTGGTTTGTGGTGTGTGCAACCAGCTTACCATTTTTTGCGCATTTGCTGGTGCGCTGGGAAGTGCTCGGCTACGACCCCGACTTGGACCCAGCATTACGTCCCCAAGCTTTGTGTAAAAAACGTACTTAA
- a CDS encoding ABC transporter ATP-binding protein has product MTNLCVEARDVTRCYKGGRGIKGINLAIPMGRIVGLVGANGSGKTTLLRAITGLTGAEGDLRVNGLNPWTQRGQMMEDITFIADTAILPRWMNAAQILDYVQGVHPRFDRTKAERFLAGTTVSRKMKVRQMSKGMVVQLHLAVVLAIDARLLVLDEPTLGLDLVFRTTFYRTLLEEFASEERTIIISTHQVEEIEHILTDVVVLSEGRIVFQEALDALEERFFELRAKPEREEEVMRLGPVAEWRSLGQGHFLFDLAKPAGVTAEMIGLLGEVRSPRLADVLVRLMEAARPETAGVGEWGHTVKENKQ; this is encoded by the coding sequence ATGACGAATTTGTGTGTCGAAGCGAGAGATGTCACGCGTTGTTATAAAGGTGGGCGTGGGATCAAAGGCATTAATCTCGCAATTCCAATGGGACGAATTGTCGGGTTGGTTGGGGCGAACGGCTCAGGTAAAACAACGCTTTTGCGCGCTATAACCGGACTCACGGGGGCTGAGGGTGATTTGCGCGTCAATGGGTTAAATCCATGGACGCAGCGCGGTCAGATGATGGAAGACATCACCTTTATAGCAGACACAGCGATCCTGCCGCGATGGATGAATGCAGCGCAGATATTGGATTACGTTCAGGGAGTGCATCCGCGCTTTGATCGGACGAAAGCAGAACGTTTTCTCGCTGGTACGACAGTAAGCCGCAAAATGAAGGTCCGGCAAATGTCGAAAGGCATGGTCGTTCAACTTCATCTGGCAGTTGTTTTGGCAATTGACGCACGCTTGCTGGTCCTTGATGAGCCGACGCTAGGGTTGGATTTGGTATTCCGTACTACTTTTTACCGAACACTTCTGGAGGAGTTTGCTTCGGAAGAACGGACTATTATTATTAGTACGCATCAAGTGGAAGAAATTGAGCATATCCTGACAGATGTAGTTGTATTGTCTGAGGGAAGAATTGTTTTCCAAGAAGCGCTTGATGCACTGGAAGAGCGTTTTTTTGAGCTTAGGGCCAAGCCTGAGCGCGAAGAAGAAGTGATGAGGCTGGGGCCAGTGGCTGAGTGGCGCTCGTTAGGCCAAGGACATTTCCTTTTTGATTTAGCCAAGCCTGCGGGAGTTACGGCTGAGATGATAGGGCTCTTAGGGGAAGTTCGTTCTCCCAGGTTGGCGGATGTGTTGGTTCGACTAATGGAAGCAGCACGGCCAGAAACGGCAGGTGTGGGAGAGTGGGGTCATACCGTGAAGGAAAATAAGCAATGA
- a CDS encoding TonB-dependent receptor family protein, producing the protein MTHRLIFTTAALALASAAHAGPKHKKAEQKSEEITVTAHHLSTTERNRRQLASIPGGTSVIDSKQVLKGRNMTNADALALQPGVFAQSSGGGDGLRLSIRGSGIQTGTNYFRSGLLMMFDGLPVTIPAGTPYELFEPLGIADIEVLRGANAFDYGGLQLGGGINYNSTTGAQAQKYQARVEGGSFGYLKEQVSSGQVVGKADYYISLTNSYRGGYQQQTRATSFGVEANFGYRFNDHVETRLFFRYRQTQNGYPGFLTRNQILNDPTQAQSPYRAIASKRIQPGSKFYADMTTLHFDDDSVLRLGVDVQDAPIDIEQQAIATIWLYQTVGAIADYQRHDHILGRVSDTDIGYLGAHNLTGWEKTQIRVSGVTGAQLASKGAGGFANASIFNAYANLPIGTVLSRYNYGGADDIIHFRNNTQIVKDFWLTLAAAIDREARAASVAYPTQSGLSTDSVNFVPRAGLRWVASPHVTLYGNISRSLQPPNDWNYMTGHYYSASALQAGLSSGATRLRNQTATTFEVGSEGNFWRNQWSISYYHSNVRNELLTVQTAASQASGTQIYGNATPTTHQGVEASLSTTLLSWGGNSLSLRQAYTWQDFRFRNDPQFGRNRLPGIPEHFYQGELHLDLKAGFYAGLIAQVSSRVSGSYDDTYFAPAYHIYNLNLGYDWPGKHRQVFLSINNIGNTHYAAIVVPGYRASGQQLAVFQPGDGLGVFAGASIGFN; encoded by the coding sequence ATGACACATCGCCTTATTTTCACTACGGCAGCTTTGGCCCTCGCCTCAGCCGCACATGCAGGCCCAAAACATAAAAAAGCTGAGCAGAAGTCTGAGGAAATTACCGTTACCGCCCATCATTTATCGACGACTGAACGGAATCGACGGCAGTTAGCAAGTATCCCTGGTGGAACGTCAGTGATCGATTCCAAGCAAGTATTAAAAGGGCGGAATATGACAAATGCCGATGCACTTGCTCTTCAACCGGGGGTCTTTGCGCAGAGCTCTGGCGGGGGTGATGGTTTGCGCCTCTCGATCCGAGGTTCTGGTATTCAGACAGGGACAAACTATTTCCGGTCGGGCCTGTTAATGATGTTCGATGGTTTGCCAGTGACTATCCCGGCTGGGACGCCCTATGAATTGTTCGAACCCCTAGGCATTGCTGATATTGAAGTTTTGCGAGGGGCAAATGCATTCGACTACGGTGGCCTCCAACTCGGAGGGGGGATTAATTATAATTCTACTACTGGTGCGCAAGCCCAAAAATATCAGGCACGGGTCGAAGGTGGCAGCTTCGGGTATCTCAAAGAACAGGTGAGTTCCGGGCAGGTCGTGGGCAAAGCAGACTATTACATTAGTCTGACAAACTCATATCGTGGAGGTTACCAACAACAGACGCGCGCGACATCTTTCGGCGTTGAGGCTAACTTTGGCTACCGGTTTAACGATCATGTCGAGACACGGTTATTTTTCCGCTATCGCCAGACGCAGAATGGTTACCCGGGGTTTCTGACGAGAAATCAGATACTCAACGATCCCACGCAGGCCCAGTCGCCGTACCGTGCAATAGCGTCTAAACGCATTCAGCCAGGCTCAAAATTTTATGCAGACATGACAACTCTGCATTTCGATGATGATTCCGTTCTTCGTCTAGGGGTTGATGTACAAGATGCGCCTATCGATATTGAGCAGCAGGCTATAGCAACAATCTGGCTATACCAGACCGTAGGTGCAATCGCTGATTATCAGCGTCATGACCATATTTTGGGGCGGGTTTCGGATACCGATATTGGATATCTTGGCGCTCATAACCTGACCGGCTGGGAAAAAACGCAGATACGTGTCAGTGGTGTCACAGGTGCACAATTGGCGAGTAAAGGCGCTGGCGGTTTCGCAAACGCATCAATCTTTAATGCGTATGCTAACCTGCCCATTGGCACCGTTTTGTCACGCTATAATTACGGCGGTGCCGATGATATCATTCATTTCCGAAATAATACTCAAATCGTCAAAGATTTTTGGCTTACACTCGCTGCTGCCATTGATCGCGAGGCACGTGCGGCGAGCGTCGCTTATCCAACCCAATCCGGTCTATCCACAGATTCAGTTAACTTCGTCCCGCGGGCAGGTTTGAGATGGGTGGCGAGCCCCCATGTCACGCTATACGGTAATATAAGCCGCTCTTTACAGCCGCCCAACGATTGGAATTACATGACTGGCCATTACTATAGTGCCAGTGCTCTACAGGCAGGCCTGTCTTCCGGTGCAACCCGTCTTAGAAATCAAACTGCTACAACGTTCGAAGTGGGGTCGGAAGGCAATTTCTGGCGGAATCAATGGAGTATTTCTTATTATCATTCCAATGTCCGGAACGAATTACTCACAGTTCAGACAGCCGCATCGCAAGCATCTGGTACACAAATATATGGCAATGCAACACCAACGACGCATCAGGGAGTTGAGGCTTCTCTCAGTACTACCCTTTTAAGTTGGGGCGGAAATTCTCTTTCATTGCGGCAAGCCTATACATGGCAAGATTTCCGTTTCAGAAATGACCCACAATTCGGGCGTAACCGCCTGCCGGGTATTCCGGAACATTTCTACCAAGGTGAACTGCATCTAGATTTGAAGGCAGGCTTTTACGCAGGTTTGATAGCGCAGGTCTCTTCACGTGTATCAGGTAGTTACGACGACACTTACTTCGCGCCTGCTTACCATATTTACAATCTAAACCTTGGGTACGATTGGCCAGGAAAACATCGACAAGTATTCTTAAGTATTAATAACATAGGAAATACCCATTATGCGGCGATTGTAGTCCCAGGTTACCGGGCATCGGGTCAACAATTGGCTGTTTTTCAGCCTGGAGATGGGCTGGGCGTTTTTGCCGGCGCCTCTATCGGATTTAACTGA
- a CDS encoding GntR family transcriptional regulator — protein MNDAWDESVPIYVQIRDRIVRAILDGAIPEGAALPSVRQVAADCQVNPMTAMKALHALLDDGLAEKRRGLGMFVLEGARERLITRERERFLEVQWPETLATIRRLGLDPVELLAKEGTRS, from the coding sequence ATGAATGATGCGTGGGATGAGTCGGTACCAATTTACGTTCAGATACGTGATAGGATTGTGCGTGCAATACTCGATGGCGCCATTCCAGAGGGGGCAGCGCTGCCTTCTGTTCGTCAGGTTGCTGCTGACTGTCAGGTCAACCCAATGACGGCCATGAAAGCCTTGCATGCCCTCCTTGATGATGGGTTGGCCGAAAAGCGGCGTGGCCTTGGTATGTTCGTGCTTGAAGGTGCGCGCGAGCGTCTTATCACACGGGAGCGGGAACGCTTTTTGGAGGTGCAGTGGCCTGAAACGCTGGCCACAATTCGTAGGCTTGGACTGGACCCGGTTGAATTGCTGGCAAAAGAAGGGACAAGGTCATGA